Proteins encoded in a region of the Hypomesus transpacificus isolate Combined female chromosome 17, fHypTra1, whole genome shotgun sequence genome:
- the bri3 gene encoding brain protein I3 translates to MDNKPLLPDRPPAYNAVPGTYEYGQQHNYGAITPPAPATSGFQQPPPPYPYPDGQGPAQMGPAIAQQPYPGTYTIIQPSVVVVGGCPACRVGVLEDDFTCLGIMCAIFFFPLGILFCLALRQRRCPNCGATFG, encoded by the exons ATGGACAACAAACCTCTTCTTCCAGACAGACCTCCCGCCTATAACGCCGTCCCGGGGACATATGAATATGGTCAGCAACACAATTATGGAGCTATTACTCCACCAGCACCCGCAACCTCTGGTTTCCAACAACCACCGCCGCCTTATCCCTACCCCGACGGTCAAG GCCCGGCCCAGATGGGACCGGCCATAGCCCAGCAGCCTTACCCAGGCACCTACACCATCATCCAGCCCTCTGTAGTCGTGGTGGGGGGCTGCCCAGCCTGcag agTGGGCGTGCTGGAGGATGACTTCACCTGCCTGGGGATCATGTGTGCCATCTTCTTCTTCCCTCTTGGCATCCTCTTCTGTCTCGCACTGCGCCAGAGGCGGTGTCCCAACTGTGGTGCCACCTTTGGGTAG